One window of Mesorhizobium sp. WSM4904 genomic DNA carries:
- a CDS encoding DNA-3-methyladenine glycosylase I, with amino-acid sequence MGQENAGLLDGPDGIARCFWHGNLPDYLHYHDHEWGRPVADDRRLFEKICLEGFQSGLSWLTILRKRENFREAFANFDFDKVARFTDQDVERLLGNAGIIRHRGKIVSTINNAKRARELADEAGSLAAWFWKFEPGPDERPSVIDLAHLRANPTTAVSVRISKELKKRGWSFVGPTTVYAFMQAMGLVNDHLEGCVCRAEVEKERKRFKRPK; translated from the coding sequence ATGGGACAAGAAAATGCCGGCCTGCTCGACGGCCCCGACGGTATCGCGCGCTGCTTCTGGCATGGCAATCTGCCGGATTACCTGCACTATCACGATCATGAGTGGGGCCGGCCGGTGGCGGACGATCGCCGCCTGTTCGAGAAGATCTGTCTGGAAGGCTTCCAGTCGGGTCTGTCATGGCTCACCATCCTGCGCAAGCGCGAGAATTTCCGCGAGGCTTTCGCCAATTTCGACTTCGACAAGGTGGCGCGCTTCACCGACCAGGACGTCGAACGCCTGCTCGGCAATGCCGGCATCATCCGCCATCGCGGCAAGATCGTCTCGACCATCAACAACGCCAAGCGTGCCCGTGAGCTTGCCGACGAGGCCGGCTCGCTGGCCGCCTGGTTCTGGAAGTTCGAGCCAGGCCCCGACGAGCGGCCGTCGGTCATCGACCTTGCGCATCTGCGCGCCAATCCGACGACGGCGGTTTCGGTCAGGATCTCGAAAGAGCTGAAGAAGCGCGGCTGGAGCTTTGTCGGCCCGACCACGGTCTACGCCTTCATGCAGGCGATGGGGCTGGTCAACGACCATCTCGAAGGCTGTGTGTGCCGGGCAGAGGTGGAGAAGGAAAGGAAGCGGTTTAAAAGGCCGAAGTAG
- a CDS encoding L,D-transpeptidase, whose protein sequence is MKTAFTFVLGAAAVLAAGATTSFANDRYADRPPVMVSPDLSAPWVLQLGHAPGIVRPTRQATQQPLRRLFQAQPDRQRTAAVQQPAKRMVMRPQINPIYLPQEVAYDGPQKPGTIVIDTKQNFLFLIEKDGKARRYGVGTGKPGFEWSGTHKITDKRVWPDWRPPAAMIAREAAKGRYLPTYLAGGIENPLGARALYLGTTEYRIHGTNQPWTIGGAVSSGCIRMRNEDVVDLYERVNVGTTVEVI, encoded by the coding sequence ATGAAGACAGCGTTCACTTTCGTGCTCGGCGCGGCCGCGGTGCTTGCCGCCGGCGCGACGACCTCTTTCGCCAATGACCGTTATGCCGACAGGCCGCCGGTGATGGTGAGCCCCGATCTTTCGGCACCCTGGGTGCTGCAGCTCGGCCATGCGCCGGGCATCGTGCGTCCGACCCGGCAGGCGACGCAACAGCCGCTGCGGCGGCTTTTCCAGGCGCAGCCCGACCGGCAGCGCACCGCGGCCGTGCAGCAGCCGGCCAAGCGCATGGTGATGCGGCCACAGATCAACCCGATCTACCTGCCGCAGGAAGTGGCGTACGACGGCCCGCAGAAACCCGGCACCATCGTCATCGATACCAAGCAGAACTTTCTCTTCCTGATCGAAAAGGACGGCAAGGCGCGGCGTTATGGCGTCGGCACCGGCAAGCCCGGTTTCGAATGGTCGGGCACGCACAAGATCACCGACAAGAGGGTGTGGCCGGACTGGCGCCCGCCGGCGGCGATGATCGCCCGCGAGGCGGCGAAGGGCCGCTACCTGCCGACCTATCTCGCCGGCGGCATCGAGAATCCGCTTGGCGCGCGTGCGCTCTATCTCGGCACCACCGAATACCGCATCCACGGCACCAACCAGCCCTGGACGATCGGCGGCGCGGTGTCGTCGGGCTGCATCCGCATGCGCAACGAGGACGTCGTCGACCTCTACGAGCGCGTGAATGTCGGAACGACCGTCGAGGTGATATAG
- a CDS encoding bifunctional 5,10-methylenetetrahydrofolate dehydrogenase/5,10-methenyltetrahydrofolate cyclohydrolase: MTRSDDSRYLRGGPVAQRIIASVRDDAAIAAAEGFPPKLVSITVGDIAAVDVYVRNQRAKAELAGIGFEERRFAADTTAGELEAAIHGLNADPRVTGIIIQRPVPAHIPIKTLQAAVHPLKDVEGMHPASIGNIVYNQLDLAPCTAAASVELLKETGLDLKGLEVVVVGHSEIVGKPIAFLLMSEGATVTVCHHMTRSVAAHARRADALFVAVGRPRLIKTEMVKPGACVIDIGINSEIGPDGESRIVGDVDTESVKEVASWITPVPGGVGPLTVAILLRNTMVALNRQRALYRATYGVADQLAAE, encoded by the coding sequence ATGACCCGGTCCGACGACAGCCGCTATTTGAGAGGCGGTCCGGTCGCCCAGCGCATCATCGCTTCCGTGCGCGATGACGCGGCAATCGCCGCCGCGGAAGGTTTTCCGCCGAAGCTTGTCTCGATCACCGTCGGCGATATTGCCGCGGTCGATGTCTATGTGCGCAACCAGCGCGCCAAGGCCGAGCTTGCCGGCATCGGCTTCGAGGAACGGCGTTTTGCCGCCGACACCACGGCGGGCGAGCTGGAAGCCGCCATCCACGGCCTCAACGCGGATCCGCGCGTCACCGGCATCATCATCCAGCGGCCCGTGCCCGCGCATATCCCGATCAAGACGCTGCAGGCGGCGGTGCATCCGCTGAAGGACGTCGAGGGCATGCATCCGGCCTCGATCGGCAACATCGTCTACAACCAGCTCGATCTGGCGCCCTGCACGGCGGCCGCCTCGGTCGAGCTGCTGAAGGAGACCGGCCTCGATCTCAAAGGCCTCGAGGTGGTCGTCGTCGGCCATTCCGAGATCGTCGGCAAGCCGATCGCCTTCCTTTTGATGAGCGAGGGCGCGACGGTGACGGTCTGCCATCACATGACGCGTTCGGTGGCGGCACATGCGCGGCGTGCGGACGCACTGTTCGTCGCCGTCGGCAGGCCGCGGCTGATCAAGACCGAGATGGTGAAGCCAGGAGCCTGCGTCATCGACATCGGCATCAATTCGGAAATCGGCCCGGACGGCGAAAGCCGCATCGTCGGCGACGTCGACACGGAGAGCGTCAAGGAGGTCGCCTCCTGGATCACGCCGGTGCCGGGCGGTGTCGGCCCGCTCACGGTCGCGATCCTGCTGCGCAACACCATGGTGGCGCTCAACCGCCAGCGGGCGCTCTACCGCGCGACCTATGGCGTGGCGGACCA